CACGGTTTCGCTCAAACTCATGGATTACCAGGGGCTGGTTGCCGCCGATGTCAACGCGCTGCATGTCGTCGAGGCGCTTGCCATCGATCTCAAGCTCACCGCCGGCACCTACAAGGATGTTTTGAAGACGGAAATCACCTACGGTCAGTTCCTCAATGCGTTGACCAAAACCACCGGCCTGCAGCCGGCTGTCACCAACATTCTGAAGACACTGGAAAAAACCGCCAACAAGAGCAACATCAAGCTCAAGCTGGAAGAAATCCTCAATCTCGGACCTTTCTCGGACAAGCTGATCGGTAGCGGTGAAAACCTCAAGGTCACCGCCGGTGTCTTCGATCTCCTCAATGCCGCAGCCGTTGCCGGCAATGGCGGCAATCAGCTGGCGCTCAATCTCAACGCCAATGTTCTCGGTCTCGCCTCCGTCAAGGCAACGCTTGCCATCGGTGAGCCGCCGGTCGAAACCCCGTCGCTCGCCGTTGGTGGTCAGGGCACCATCGTCCGCACCGCACAGACCCGGCTGGCCGTCAGTGTCGTGGTGGACGGGCTTCAGGCCATTGCCGGCCTCAAGGTCAATATCCCGCTTTATGTGGAAGTCGCCCATGCCGAAGCACGGCTTGCCGATATTCGCTGCACGGGCGGCGGACAGGGAACAGTCGATGTAGAGGTCGTTCCCGGCGTCGCGGAAATTGCGCTCGGCAATGTCGATACCTCAGCTTTTGCCAATTTCGGCAAGGACCCGCGTGTCACCAAGGCGGCAATCGTCGATTCAGCGCTGCTTGCCATCAATGGCAGTGCCCTCATCAATGCCACCAACATGACGAAAACCAAGCTGACCTTCACGCAGTCGGATATCACCCAAGCCAAGATCAAGAGCGTATCCACCAAGGACACCGTCACCACTCTTGTCAGCTCGCTGCTGAAGAACCTCAATCTGGATATCAGGCTGCTCTTCCTCAACCTTGATCTGGGAGGTCTCGCGGGCATTCAGGCAGCGCTTGCCAACACCCTTGCGGTGGTTACCGCTCCGGTCGATCAGCTGCTCTACAACGTGCTTCTGGTTCTCGGCGTCAAGATCGGCGAAGCCGATGTGCGCGTCACCGATGTGCGCTGCCAGCAGCCGGCGCTGGTGCAATAACCCCGAAGATAGACACAAAAAAGCCGCCGGGAAATATCCCGGCGGCTTTTCATTTGATCGCTCTTTGTATCAGGCGTTGGCAATCGCCAGACGCTTCTCGTCCCGGCCGCTCTTCATGCGCTCGGAGAGAAGGAACGCCAGCTCCAGTGCCTGATCGGCGTTGAGGCGCGGATCGCAATGGGTGTGGTAACGGTCCGACAGCGAATCCGCCGTCACGGCGCGCGCGCCACCCGTGCATTCCGTCACGTCCTTGCCGGTCATCTCAATGTGGATGCCGCCCGGATGCGTGCCTTCGGCGCGGTGGATCTGGAAGAAGCTTTCGACTTCCGACAGGATGCGCTCGAACGGACGCGTCTTGTAGTGGTTGAGCGTGATCGTGTTGCCATGCATCGGGTCGCAAGACCAGACGACCTTGCGGCCTTCCTTCTCGACGGCGCGAATGAGCTTCGGCAGGCTGTCCGCCACCTTGTCATGGCCGAAACGGCAAATCAGCGTCAGGCGACCGGCCTCGTTTGCCGGGTTCAGCGCATCGATCAGCTCGATCAGATTGTCAGGCGTCAGCGACGGACCGCATTTCAGACCAATCGGGTTCTTGATGCCACGGAAATATTCCACATGCGCATGGTCGAGCTGACGCGTGCGGTCGCCGATCCAGATCATGTGGCCTGATGTCGCGTACCAGTCACCGGAGGTCGAATCGATGCGGGTCAGCGCCTCTTCGTAGCCAAGCAGCAGGGCTTCGTGGCTGGTGAAGAAGTCGGTTTCGCGCAGGCTCGGATTATTGTCCGCGCTGATGCCGATCGCCTTCATGAAGTCCATGGTTTCGGAAATCCGGTCGGCCAGCTTGCGGTAACGGTCCGCCTGCGGGCTGTCCTTGATGAAGCCGAGCATCCACTGGTGAACGTTTTCAAGGTTGGCGTAACCACCCATCGCGAAAGCGCGCAGCAGGTTCAGCGTCGCGGCCGACTGGCGGTAGGCGTCGAGCTGGCGCTCCGGGCTCGGTATGCGCGAACCTTCGTTGAATTCGATACCGTTGATGATGTCACCGCGGTAGGACGGCAGCGTCACGCCATCGAGCACTTCCACGTTGGAAGAGCGCGGCTTGGCGAACTGGCCGGCAATACGCCCCACCTTCACGACAGGCAGCTGCGCGCCATAGGTGAGCACAACGGCCATCTGCAGGAAAGCGCGGAAGAAGTCGCGGATATTGTCCGCGCCATGCTCGAGGAAGCTTTCGGCGCAATCGCCGCCCTGCAGCAGGAAGGCGTTGCCTTCAGCCACATTGGCGAGCTGTTTCTTCAGGCGGCGGGCCTCACCGGCAAAAACCAGCGGCGGATAGGTCGCAAGTGTGGCTTCCGTTGCAGCAAGCGCTGCTGCGTCAGGATATTCGGGAACCTGCTGGATCGGTTTCTGCCGCCAACTGCCGGGTGTCCAATTCTGTGCCATGTTCTTACCCTTTTTTCGCCCGCGCGACTGTCGCGCGACCGCCTCGAAAAATTGAGCGGCTTATAGCTCCAAGCATCGGCTTTGCATAGCCGATGTCAGGGCTATCGGGCTCAATCTGCCCCTTTTGGGCACTCCAGATGCACAAAAGTCAATTCAAACGATTTAACCGACCCGCCGCCATCCAGAAAACATCCGTTTTCGAAGGGCGGCGGGCGAATTCGGACAGCGATCATATCACGCTTGCATCAGCGCTACACGCGCTCGCCATTCACCACGCGGTAGCTCGGCGAATACATCGTCACCAGCTCTTCAGCGGCCGTCGGATGAACCGCCATGGTGCGGTCGAAATCATCCTTGGTGCAGCCGGCTTTCAGCGTGATGCCGAGAAGCTGCGCCATCTCACCCGCTTCGTGGCCGAGAATATGCACGCCAACGACCTTGCGGTCGGCGGCATTGACGATCAGCTTCATGATCGTCTTTTCCTGGCGGCCGGAAAGCGTTGCCTTCATCGGCCGGAACTGGGCGCGATAGACTTCC
The Agrobacterium cucumeris DNA segment above includes these coding regions:
- a CDS encoding TadG family pilus assembly protein; protein product: MRTIPSLLPAFLKDRAGNIAISAGLTAPLFIGVLALGVDYGYLTLQKRQLQQTADLAAISAAANAADPEKAVQQYFALNGMDLGVKTPQGLLTPNGLQPFDPANEFASSNGYAEVIKGHYEPDATIPVGARFVDNALPTNAVKVNIVEKGQIFFAAAFTTPPKISAVGTASSQKIAAFSVGSRLASLDEGILNSLLGGLLGTTVSLKLMDYQGLVAADVNALHVVEALAIDLKLTAGTYKDVLKTEITYGQFLNALTKTTGLQPAVTNILKTLEKTANKSNIKLKLEEILNLGPFSDKLIGSGENLKVTAGVFDLLNAAAVAGNGGNQLALNLNANVLGLASVKATLAIGEPPVETPSLAVGGQGTIVRTAQTRLAVSVVVDGLQAIAGLKVNIPLYVEVAHAEARLADIRCTGGGQGTVDVEVVPGVAEIALGNVDTSAFANFGKDPRVTKAAIVDSALLAINGSALINATNMTKTKLTFTQSDITQAKIKSVSTKDTVTTLVSSLLKNLNLDIRLLFLNLDLGGLAGIQAALANTLAVVTAPVDQLLYNVLLVLGVKIGEADVRVTDVRCQQPALVQ
- a CDS encoding class II 3-deoxy-7-phosphoheptulonate synthase, producing MAQNWTPGSWRQKPIQQVPEYPDAAALAATEATLATYPPLVFAGEARRLKKQLANVAEGNAFLLQGGDCAESFLEHGADNIRDFFRAFLQMAVVLTYGAQLPVVKVGRIAGQFAKPRSSNVEVLDGVTLPSYRGDIINGIEFNEGSRIPSPERQLDAYRQSAATLNLLRAFAMGGYANLENVHQWMLGFIKDSPQADRYRKLADRISETMDFMKAIGISADNNPSLRETDFFTSHEALLLGYEEALTRIDSTSGDWYATSGHMIWIGDRTRQLDHAHVEYFRGIKNPIGLKCGPSLTPDNLIELIDALNPANEAGRLTLICRFGHDKVADSLPKLIRAVEKEGRKVVWSCDPMHGNTITLNHYKTRPFERILSEVESFFQIHRAEGTHPGGIHIEMTGKDVTECTGGARAVTADSLSDRYHTHCDPRLNADQALELAFLLSERMKSGRDEKRLAIANA